A single Abditibacteriaceae bacterium DNA region contains:
- a CDS encoding acetylxylan esterase, producing the protein MKTLFIRFRWVALLAATLALIPGDLRAQQAPILLPPIAPPAAAPRPSLSVSVTTERPDALYRVGEKAMFSVKVRSTDGLVPLGEISYQLSLDGEGNLGSGTLPLQQGVATLSGTLDKPGILRCTVTFGGTGSEKAVGAMAAAAFDPFQIPPTATVPADFDEFWMGQKAELAAIAPDVQLELVDQPNTTVETYKISLANINGSRVRGYFSRPKAPGSYPAILEVPGAGVRAIASGNVTVQAAKGFLAMEIGVHDIPVDSPKDYYDKLWAGELNGYPTAGREDRLTYYFRRVYMGCVRAVDYLTARAEWDKTHMIINGSSQGGALALATAGLDSRITALAANVPAMAEHSGRAFGRPSGWPRLIPRDADGKLNPQVSAVSGYYDSVNFARRIRVPAIFGVGLVDTTCPPTTVFSAYNVLQGPKQIDIAPLMGHAFNKTYVEMLGRFIQESSR; encoded by the coding sequence ATGAAAACTCTATTTATCCGTTTCCGTTGGGTGGCCTTGCTGGCGGCCACATTGGCTTTAATACCTGGTGATCTGCGCGCGCAGCAAGCGCCAATTCTACTTCCGCCCATCGCACCGCCTGCAGCTGCGCCACGTCCGTCCCTTTCCGTTTCGGTGACGACCGAACGCCCTGACGCCCTTTATCGTGTCGGCGAGAAGGCCATGTTTTCGGTCAAAGTTCGAAGCACTGATGGCTTGGTGCCTTTAGGAGAAATCTCATATCAACTGTCCCTCGATGGGGAAGGCAACCTCGGTAGCGGCACGCTTCCTCTTCAACAGGGTGTTGCCACGCTGAGCGGAACTTTAGACAAACCCGGCATTTTGCGCTGCACCGTGACTTTTGGCGGGACGGGAAGCGAGAAAGCGGTTGGAGCAATGGCCGCTGCTGCATTCGATCCGTTTCAGATTCCGCCGACGGCAACCGTGCCCGCCGACTTCGACGAATTCTGGATGGGGCAAAAGGCCGAACTGGCAGCTATTGCGCCCGATGTTCAATTGGAACTTGTCGATCAACCGAACACGACGGTCGAAACCTACAAAATCAGCCTCGCCAATATCAACGGCTCACGCGTGCGCGGCTATTTTTCGCGCCCCAAAGCGCCCGGTTCTTATCCCGCGATTCTTGAAGTACCTGGCGCGGGCGTGCGCGCCATCGCATCGGGAAATGTCACGGTGCAAGCAGCGAAAGGTTTCCTCGCGATGGAAATCGGCGTCCATGACATTCCCGTTGATAGCCCCAAGGACTACTACGACAAGCTGTGGGCAGGCGAGTTAAATGGCTACCCGACGGCGGGACGCGAAGACCGCCTGACCTATTACTTTCGCCGCGTTTATATGGGCTGCGTGCGCGCCGTGGATTACCTGACCGCGCGCGCCGAATGGGACAAGACACACATGATTATCAACGGCTCCAGTCAGGGCGGAGCGTTGGCGCTGGCGACTGCCGGCCTCGATTCGCGCATCACGGCTCTGGCAGCGAACGTCCCGGCGATGGCCGAACACTCCGGTCGCGCTTTTGGGCGGCCCTCGGGTTGGCCGCGACTTATTCCGCGCGATGCGGATGGCAAATTGAATCCGCAAGTCAGCGCCGTTTCAGGGTATTACGATTCAGTGAACTTCGCGCGCCGGATTCGCGTTCCGGCGATTTTCGGAGTTGGCCTCGTCGATACGACTTGTCCTCCGACGACG
- a CDS encoding response regulator gives MREGRIKKLALFQTARGRRMVSEKLLSSARILIVDDDPSILRVCESILHNEGYSQIRTMPDSRGVLAAFVEFDPDLLVLDISMPHVDGLQLLSILQSAAHHELTLPVLVITALYTADNRFAALQRGAVEILAKPFDLQEFTLRIRNLLRIRMKARMMQFEKNALETELTNRTLELSNYQLELKEAQLEVIARLARAGEQHDDDTGQHTQRVALAAALLAQEIGLKPEESEIIQLAAPLHDVGKIGVPDSILLKAGKLTEDEHHQMQRHCKIGFSFCRVDAQRLFKSLNASRTRITKNGTVKGIPMVLRAKRFPSKAVSSLSPMSLMRSPTNGLISELGR, from the coding sequence ATGAGAGAAGGTAGAATCAAGAAGTTGGCGTTGTTTCAGACTGCGAGGGGACGAAGGATGGTTTCTGAGAAACTGCTGTCATCTGCCAGAATTCTGATTGTTGACGACGATCCGAGCATCTTGCGCGTTTGTGAATCCATATTGCACAATGAAGGGTATTCTCAGATCAGGACCATGCCCGATTCACGCGGAGTCTTGGCTGCGTTTGTCGAATTTGACCCCGACCTTCTTGTCCTCGATATCTCGATGCCTCATGTCGATGGGTTACAACTCCTCAGCATTCTGCAGAGTGCGGCCCATCATGAACTGACGTTGCCTGTGCTCGTTATCACGGCGCTGTATACGGCGGATAATCGCTTTGCGGCTCTTCAGCGAGGAGCCGTCGAAATTTTAGCCAAGCCCTTCGACCTCCAGGAGTTCACGCTTCGCATCCGCAATTTGCTCCGTATCCGTATGAAAGCGCGCATGATGCAGTTCGAGAAAAACGCGCTTGAGACTGAACTGACCAATCGCACTTTAGAATTGTCGAATTACCAGTTGGAATTAAAGGAAGCGCAACTCGAAGTCATCGCGCGACTTGCCCGCGCCGGTGAGCAGCACGACGATGACACGGGCCAGCACACGCAACGTGTGGCCCTCGCTGCGGCTTTGCTCGCGCAGGAGATTGGCCTGAAACCCGAAGAATCCGAGATCATCCAACTCGCTGCGCCCCTGCACGATGTTGGCAAAATTGGCGTGCCCGACTCAATTCTTTTGAAAGCCGGAAAGTTGACCGAAGACGAGCATCATCAAATGCAGCGGCACTGTAAAATCGGTTTTAGCTTCTGTCGGGTGGACGCTCAGAGATTGTTCAAATCGCTCAATGCATCGCGCACACGCATCACGAAAAATGGAACGGTGAAGGGTATCCCAATGGTCTTGCGGGCGAAGAGATTCCCATCGAAGGCCGTGTCCTCGCTGTCGCCGATGTCTTTGATGCGCTCACCCACGAACGGCCTTATAAGCGAGCTTGGCCGGTGA